In one window of Thermodesulfobacteriota bacterium DNA:
- a CDS encoding UvrD-helicase domain-containing protein, which produces MPFLKSLNPTQLEAVTFGDGPLLILAGAGSGKTRVLTSRIAFLIAKMNVSPENILAVTFTNKAAGEMRERLERTIGGSARSVWLGTFHSLGLRLLRRESRAAGLASELTVYNDDDQLALIKEVLKELDLNEKVMPPKSVLARINQAKNENIGPTEYASHVNDFFSERIAKVYARYQKKLRGMGCLDFGDLICEPINLFRQNEPVLDKYRNRFRYILVDEYQDTNRAQYTLTGLLASGSRNLLAVGDPDQSIYGWRGADISNILDFEKDYPDSTVLRLEQNYRSTANILSAANSVIERNQRRMEKTLWTENREGHPLVHEEAKDEYDEARRVLSRLKSRMREDRAISYRDAAVFYRTNAQSRVFEELLIREGIPYTIVGGTRFYDRMEIRDALAYIRVIANPGDSISLQRIINRPARGVGKATLDRIISLADELGAPLLEAARAALGRGLLGKTRLRQFLDACDAFRSGLGKLPLNELALRLLEDSGYMAMWQDEGTDEASERLENIFELISAIKDFEAANPGATLPDFLDQVALISDIDSYEEKSDKLTLMTLHSAKGLEFRLVFLAGMEEGIFPHSRSIDDPEGLEEERRLCYVGMTRAKEELYLFSSASRSLYGETRYQARSRFLDEICPGRIRFLGGESRERKPVYTAPNEIYYSPEDFPSGPGNDAGGEALPWRVGMKVSHPSFGVGIIRERSGSGQDVKVTVNFSSSGVKKLAVKYAGLTPLS; this is translated from the coding sequence ATGCCTTTTTTAAAATCCTTGAATCCCACCCAACTCGAGGCCGTGACATTCGGCGACGGGCCGCTCCTCATTCTCGCCGGGGCAGGGAGCGGCAAAACGCGCGTCCTTACCTCCAGAATAGCCTTTCTCATCGCCAAGATGAATGTCTCCCCTGAGAACATCCTTGCCGTTACCTTCACGAACAAGGCCGCCGGAGAGATGCGCGAGCGCCTTGAGAGGACAATCGGCGGAAGCGCCCGTTCCGTATGGCTCGGCACATTCCATTCGCTGGGCTTGCGCCTTCTTCGCAGGGAGAGCAGGGCCGCCGGGCTCGCCTCCGAGCTCACCGTTTATAACGACGACGACCAGCTGGCCCTCATTAAAGAGGTCTTGAAGGAGCTCGACCTTAACGAAAAGGTCATGCCCCCCAAATCCGTCCTTGCCCGCATAAACCAGGCAAAGAACGAGAACATAGGGCCAACGGAATACGCCTCGCACGTGAACGACTTCTTCTCCGAGAGGATTGCCAAGGTCTACGCAAGATACCAGAAGAAGCTACGCGGGATGGGCTGCCTGGATTTCGGCGACCTCATATGCGAACCCATCAACCTTTTCCGGCAAAACGAGCCTGTACTGGATAAATACAGGAACCGCTTCCGCTATATTCTCGTCGACGAATACCAGGACACGAACCGGGCCCAGTACACGCTTACGGGCCTGCTTGCGTCGGGCTCGCGGAACCTACTTGCCGTGGGCGACCCTGACCAGTCCATATACGGCTGGCGCGGGGCGGACATATCGAACATACTGGATTTCGAGAAGGACTACCCGGATTCAACCGTCCTCCGGCTTGAGCAGAACTACCGCTCGACCGCCAACATACTCTCTGCCGCCAATTCTGTAATAGAGCGGAACCAGCGGAGGATGGAGAAGACCCTGTGGACCGAGAACCGCGAGGGCCACCCGCTCGTACACGAGGAGGCGAAAGACGAGTACGACGAGGCCCGGAGGGTGCTTTCGCGTTTGAAATCCAGGATGAGAGAGGACCGCGCCATATCCTACCGGGACGCGGCGGTCTTCTACCGGACGAACGCCCAGTCCAGGGTATTCGAGGAGCTCCTCATAAGGGAGGGCATCCCCTACACCATCGTCGGCGGGACGAGGTTCTACGACAGGATGGAGATACGGGACGCGCTCGCGTACATACGGGTGATAGCCAACCCCGGCGATTCCATAAGCCTCCAGCGCATAATAAACAGGCCTGCCCGGGGAGTGGGCAAAGCAACGCTCGACAGGATCATATCCCTGGCCGACGAGCTCGGGGCGCCGCTCCTCGAAGCCGCAAGGGCGGCCCTGGGAAGAGGCCTCCTCGGAAAGACCAGGCTGCGCCAGTTCCTCGACGCCTGCGACGCCTTCAGGTCCGGGCTCGGGAAGCTGCCGCTGAACGAACTGGCGTTACGGCTCCTCGAGGACTCGGGCTACATGGCCATGTGGCAGGACGAGGGGACGGACGAGGCCTCGGAAAGGCTTGAGAACATATTCGAGCTCATCTCCGCGATAAAGGATTTCGAGGCCGCCAACCCGGGGGCGACGCTCCCGGACTTCCTCGACCAGGTCGCCCTCATAAGCGACATAGACTCCTACGAGGAAAAATCCGACAAATTGACCCTCATGACCCTGCATTCGGCAAAGGGGCTCGAGTTCAGGCTCGTCTTCCTCGCCGGCATGGAGGAGGGGATATTCCCGCACTCCCGGAGCATTGACGACCCCGAGGGGCTGGAGGAGGAAAGACGCCTCTGCTACGTGGGCATGACCAGGGCCAAGGAGGAGCTCTATCTCTTCTCCTCTGCTTCAAGGTCCCTTTACGGGGAGACGAGATACCAGGCCCGTTCGAGGTTCCTCGACGAGATATGCCCTGGCCGCATCAGGTTTCTTGGAGGCGAGTCCCGTGAACGGAAGCCGGTCTACACGGCCCCTAATGAGATATACTATTCTCCTGAGGACTTCCCCTCAGGCCCCGGCAATGACGCCGGTGGAGAGGCCCTTCCCTGGAGGGTGGGCATGAAGGTCTCGCACCCAAGCTTCGGGGTGGGCATCATAAGGGAGCGGAGCGGCTCAGGCCAGGACGTGAAGGTGACGGTAAATTTCAGCTCCTCGGGCGTTAAAAAGCTCGCGGTAAAGTACGCCGGGCTTACCCCGCTTTCCTGA
- a CDS encoding methyl-accepting chemotaxis protein translates to MDLKETYNTAEIGERRVLAIRIPIGYKFILGFIAVVAAAAFVPGIVEKLEIAEWMKQPLSFLVAIVTGLVLGSVFTRNFTRDFNRIAAIAGKISKGDLTGSGELDSGEARLIKDEIAELSQAVSLMSESLKTLVTQIKSTASDLSEAQESFSSVVARGHETSKDVISGASDIFNGALEQANHIGDASHTVKSMSELADDVADRVTESANASQRVNSMVQRGATAATSAMEKMETIFRGIENTGGAAIRLKDKLGDIPRILDVITHISRQTDLLALNATIEASKAGEHGRGFAIVAEEVRRFADNTNNSVEDVSSIVKDLRMEVERVVASASEGTANLKGGRDDLRKIREILVEITNYSSEVAEKATVILGLTQKQKEKAEKTVEIIEQVAKIARENVASTERVESAVEKHGAAISETLAASEKLSGLSKDLRAVVARFTL, encoded by the coding sequence ATGGATTTGAAAGAGACATATAATACCGCCGAAATCGGAGAAAGGCGGGTTCTGGCCATAAGGATACCCATAGGATACAAGTTCATACTCGGCTTCATCGCGGTGGTCGCGGCCGCGGCTTTCGTGCCAGGCATCGTCGAAAAGCTCGAAATAGCCGAATGGATGAAGCAGCCCCTGAGCTTCCTCGTCGCCATCGTCACGGGGCTTGTCCTGGGCTCCGTGTTTACCCGCAATTTCACGAGAGACTTCAACCGCATCGCCGCCATAGCGGGGAAGATAAGCAAGGGCGACCTCACCGGCTCGGGCGAGCTCGATTCAGGCGAGGCCCGGCTCATAAAGGACGAGATAGCGGAACTCTCGCAGGCTGTCTCCCTCATGTCCGAGAGCCTTAAAACCCTCGTCACGCAGATAAAATCGACCGCCTCGGATCTTTCCGAGGCGCAGGAATCGTTCTCGTCGGTCGTGGCCAGGGGTCACGAGACCTCGAAAGACGTCATATCCGGCGCCTCGGACATCTTCAACGGCGCGCTCGAGCAGGCCAACCACATAGGCGACGCCTCCCACACCGTAAAATCCATGTCAGAGCTCGCTGATGACGTTGCCGACCGCGTTACCGAGAGCGCGAACGCCTCGCAGAGGGTGAACTCCATGGTGCAGAGGGGCGCGACCGCGGCCACCTCGGCCATGGAAAAAATGGAGACCATATTCAGGGGCATCGAGAACACCGGGGGGGCGGCAATACGCCTGAAGGACAAGCTCGGCGACATACCGAGGATACTCGACGTCATAACGCACATATCGAGGCAGACCGACCTCCTGGCGCTCAACGCCACGATAGAGGCGTCAAAGGCCGGAGAGCACGGCCGGGGCTTCGCCATAGTGGCCGAGGAGGTCAGGAGGTTTGCCGACAACACGAATAACAGCGTGGAAGACGTCTCTTCCATCGTGAAGGACCTCCGCATGGAAGTCGAGCGGGTCGTGGCCTCGGCGAGCGAGGGGACCGCGAACCTGAAGGGCGGCAGGGACGACCTCCGGAAGATACGCGAGATACTCGTCGAGATAACCAACTACTCCTCGGAAGTGGCCGAGAAGGCCACGGTAATACTGGGCCTTACGCAGAAGCAGAAGGAAAAGGCGGAAAAGACCGTCGAGATAATAGAGCAGGTGGCCAAGATAGCCCGCGAAAACGTAGCCTCGACCGAACGGGTCGAGTCGGCCGTCGAGAAGCACGGGGCGGCGATAAGCGAAACCCTTGCCGCGTCTGAAAAGCTGTCGGGGCTTTCAAAAGACCTCCGGGCCGTGGTCGCCAGGTTCACCCTTTAG
- the galU gene encoding UTP--glucose-1-phosphate uridylyltransferase GalU, producing MRLKKAVFPAAGFGTRFLPATKAIPKEMLPLVDKPLIQYGVEEAKASGLSEIVIVTGMGKTAIEDHFDTSFELEKLLQERGKNELLRMIENVSGLVHFAYTRQKKPLGLGHAISITVNLINNEPFAVFLGDDIIDSKVPVMKQMIEVNRKFGTSVLAVQKVPKSQAHMYGVIKGQKVAPGIYKVLDLVEKPKSNPPSSLAIIGRYILTPGIFPALDETKPGKGGEIQLTDALKILLRSQDIYALEFEGTRYDAGDKLGFLKANISLALKRPELKGDLRKFLKGLAL from the coding sequence ATGAGGCTTAAGAAAGCGGTTTTCCCTGCTGCCGGCTTTGGCACCAGGTTCCTTCCGGCCACAAAGGCCATCCCCAAGGAGATGCTCCCCCTTGTGGACAAGCCGCTCATACAGTACGGCGTCGAAGAGGCCAAGGCCTCGGGGCTCTCCGAGATAGTCATCGTCACGGGCATGGGGAAGACCGCGATCGAAGACCACTTCGACACCTCCTTCGAGCTCGAGAAGCTCCTCCAGGAGAGGGGGAAAAACGAGCTCCTCCGGATGATAGAGAACGTCTCTGGCCTCGTCCATTTCGCCTATACGCGGCAGAAAAAGCCCCTCGGCCTCGGCCACGCCATAAGCATAACCGTGAACCTCATAAATAACGAGCCGTTTGCGGTATTCCTCGGGGACGATATAATTGATTCTAAGGTCCCCGTGATGAAGCAGATGATCGAGGTAAACCGTAAGTTCGGAACCTCGGTCCTTGCCGTGCAGAAGGTGCCGAAGAGCCAGGCCCATATGTACGGGGTGATAAAAGGGCAGAAGGTTGCGCCGGGCATCTACAAGGTGCTGGACCTTGTGGAGAAGCCGAAGTCCAACCCGCCGTCCAGCCTCGCGATAATAGGGCGGTACATACTGACCCCCGGCATATTCCCGGCGCTTGATGAGACGAAGCCCGGAAAGGGCGGCGAGATACAGCTTACTGACGCCCTCAAGATACTCTTACGCAGCCAGGACATATACGCCCTGGAGTTCGAGGGCACAAGGTATGACGCCGGCGACAAGCTAGGCTTTCTCAAGGCGAACATCTCACTTGCCCTTAAGCGCCCTGAACTGAAAGGCGACTTGAGGAAGTTCCTCAAGGGCCTCGCCCTCTGA
- a CDS encoding response regulator, whose translation MPPKRVLIADDTEFFRAALKDILSRAGYEVVGEASNGAEAIELASTLRPDLVILDVVMPAKNGIEAARAISALNLPLKIVMCTSLGYEPIVEEAVKAGASGYIIKPPSESKVLAALKAL comes from the coding sequence ATGCCGCCAAAGAGAGTCCTCATAGCAGATGACACCGAGTTTTTCAGGGCCGCCCTGAAAGACATATTGTCAAGGGCCGGATACGAGGTTGTGGGCGAGGCCTCGAACGGGGCTGAAGCGATAGAGCTTGCAAGTACGCTCAGGCCCGACCTCGTCATACTCGACGTCGTCATGCCGGCCAAGAACGGGATCGAGGCCGCGAGGGCCATATCCGCTCTGAACCTGCCGTTAAAGATAGTCATGTGCACCTCGCTCGGCTACGAGCCGATTGTGGAGGAGGCTGTAAAGGCGGGCGCATCGGGCTACATAATCAAACCCCCTTCAGAATCAAAGGTCCTGGCCGCCCTGAAAGCCCTCTAA
- the thiL gene encoding thiamine-phosphate kinase, whose translation MRLEDWGEDALIAAIARRFAARHPRLEKGIGDDACVVRELGGRALLATTDVLIEDTHFRQSYTPPRLLGRKALSISLSDIAAMGGEPLFFLVSIALPPETDKRFVDGLYDGLGEAGRKGKCLLIGGNTAKSRHGITVSTTVFGEAPAGGVVYRKGARAGDLIFVTGELGSSALGLWALGERGKAAARGPYRESVNKHLDPEPRLSAGKALAASGLATAMMDLSDGLVLDLKRLCIESGRAAVVSMSSLPASKELQKFGKQTGRRRMFEFALTGGEDYELLFTSPESNLNRLSRLSRGLSLPFTPIGRIVPAKRAARAVTVLGEDGSPVALEREGFEHF comes from the coding sequence ATGCGCCTTGAGGACTGGGGCGAGGACGCCCTCATAGCGGCCATTGCCAGGAGGTTCGCTGCCAGGCACCCGCGCCTTGAAAAGGGCATAGGCGACGACGCCTGCGTCGTAAGGGAGCTCGGCGGCAGGGCCCTCCTTGCCACGACCGACGTACTGATCGAGGACACCCATTTCAGGCAGAGCTACACCCCTCCCCGCCTCCTGGGCAGAAAGGCGCTATCGATATCCCTCTCCGACATAGCCGCAATGGGCGGAGAGCCCCTTTTCTTCCTCGTATCCATCGCGCTCCCGCCGGAGACTGACAAGAGGTTCGTCGACGGGCTCTATGACGGGCTCGGAGAGGCGGGCAGGAAGGGCAAGTGCCTGCTTATCGGCGGAAACACGGCAAAATCCAGGCACGGGATAACGGTTTCGACTACGGTCTTCGGAGAGGCGCCTGCCGGAGGGGTCGTATACAGGAAAGGGGCGCGGGCCGGGGACCTTATATTCGTTACGGGCGAGCTCGGCTCTTCGGCGCTCGGCCTCTGGGCGCTCGGAGAGCGCGGGAAAGCGGCGGCAAGAGGGCCTTACAGGGAATCCGTAAACAAACACCTCGACCCCGAGCCGCGCCTATCGGCCGGAAAAGCGCTTGCAGCCTCCGGGCTTGCAACCGCGATGATGGATCTAAGCGACGGCCTCGTCCTTGACCTCAAAAGGCTCTGCATCGAGAGCGGCAGGGCCGCGGTCGTCAGCATGAGCTCTCTCCCGGCCTCAAAAGAGCTTCAAAAATTCGGCAAACAGACAGGGCGGAGACGCATGTTCGAGTTCGCCCTTACGGGCGGAGAGGACTACGAGCTCCTATTCACCTCCCCTGAAAGTAACCTTAACAGGCTTTCCAGGCTGTCCAGGGGGCTTTCGCTCCCGTTCACTCCCATAGGCAGGATAGTCCCGGCAAAAAGGGCGGCAAGGGCCGTTACCGTTTTAGGCGAGGACGGAAGCCCGGTTGCGCTCGAAAGGGAAGGGTTCGAGCACTTCTGA
- a CDS encoding Hsp20/alpha crystallin family protein, which translates to MAKFSKKPTKTPVKTEHLNRFLFDCLDEGESFFKPEPITHMPALDMYATQDELVIEVELPGVRREDIDLTMSRDKLIIRSVKFECFEEDKINYVCMERSFGRLFRSIDLPYPVDTARAKAVYRNGILLVTLPRVQDKRNSTKKVPVESI; encoded by the coding sequence ATGGCCAAATTCTCCAAAAAACCGACTAAGACGCCAGTAAAGACAGAGCACCTGAACCGCTTCCTTTTCGACTGCCTGGACGAGGGCGAGAGCTTTTTCAAGCCCGAGCCCATAACCCACATGCCGGCCCTCGACATGTACGCCACCCAGGACGAGCTCGTAATCGAGGTCGAGCTCCCGGGCGTGAGGAGGGAAGACATAGACCTGACCATGTCCAGGGACAAGCTCATCATCAGATCCGTGAAATTCGAGTGCTTCGAGGAGGACAAGATAAACTACGTCTGCATGGAGAGGTCCTTCGGCAGGCTCTTCCGGTCGATAGACCTCCCGTACCCGGTGGACACGGCCAGGGCAAAGGCAGTGTACAGGAATGGCATACTCCTTGTAACGCTTCCGAGGGTCCAGGATAAGAGAAACTCTACGAAAAAGGTGCCGGTGGAATCCATTTAA
- the lon gene encoding endopeptidase La yields MPEDKREEEEQQLEIPDVLPLLPVRDVVIFPFMIVPLFVGRERSINAVDAALTKDRLVFTATQKDISKEDPDPEDLYRAGTVCMIMRMLKLPDGRVKILVQGLSRGNIASFTQTRPNYLVSIEKVEEQHETELSLEVEALMRTVREQLEKLATLGKVVFQEVMMVLDNIADPGRMADLVAANLGLKIEEAQSVLETLDPVKRLEKVNEFLVKELQVAQMQVKIQSQAKEEMDKSQREYYLREQMRAIKNELGDIEEPSEELEEFREKIKKAKMPQDVEKEAGKQLDRLEMMHPDAAEAALIRTYLEWLVDLPWAKQTKDTLDIEKARKVLDTDHYNLEKVKERILEYLAVRKLQPKTKGPILCFVGPPGVGKTSLGRSIARAMGRNFVRISLGGIKDEAEIRGHRRTYVGALPGRIIQGIKQAGTNNPVFMMDEIDKIGMDFRGDPSSALLEVLDPEQNYAFSDHYLNLPFDLSKVMFITTANMTDPIPEPLLDRMELLNLPGYTEEEKLEIARKFIVPRQIKEHGLNKKLITVQDEAIKKIISQYTREAGLRNLEREIASLCRKVAKKVASGKATLTTVSPRLVQEFLGIPKFLPETEHESEEIGVATGLAWTPVGGEILHIESTIMNGKGQLTLTGHLGDVMKESAHAALSYARSRADLFNLTPDFYKDLDIHIHVPSGAIPKDGPSAGITMAASLISALTQTPLDKGIAMTGEITLRGRVLPVGGIKEKCLAALRAKINNIIIPDRNKKDIEDIPKDIRKKIHFIFVKHMDDVLKVVFRKHRLPGGKKPGPRKARPAGRKHARP; encoded by the coding sequence ATGCCAGAAGATAAAAGAGAAGAAGAGGAGCAGCAGCTCGAGATACCGGACGTGCTGCCGCTCCTGCCGGTAAGGGACGTAGTCATATTCCCTTTCATGATAGTGCCTCTTTTCGTGGGCCGGGAGCGCTCCATCAACGCGGTCGACGCGGCGCTTACTAAGGACCGGCTCGTCTTCACGGCTACCCAGAAGGACATATCCAAGGAGGACCCCGACCCCGAGGACCTCTACAGGGCCGGGACCGTCTGCATGATAATGAGGATGCTCAAGCTCCCGGACGGCAGGGTCAAGATACTCGTCCAGGGCCTGAGCAGGGGAAACATCGCCAGCTTTACCCAGACCAGGCCCAACTACCTCGTCTCAATCGAGAAGGTGGAAGAGCAGCACGAAACAGAGCTCTCCCTTGAGGTAGAGGCCCTCATGAGGACCGTAAGGGAGCAGCTTGAGAAGCTCGCCACCCTGGGGAAGGTCGTCTTCCAGGAAGTCATGATGGTCCTCGACAACATAGCCGACCCGGGCAGGATGGCCGACCTCGTTGCCGCCAACCTCGGCCTTAAGATCGAAGAGGCCCAGTCCGTGCTCGAAACGCTCGACCCCGTGAAGAGGCTCGAGAAGGTGAACGAGTTCCTCGTAAAGGAGCTCCAGGTCGCCCAGATGCAGGTGAAGATACAGTCCCAGGCCAAAGAGGAAATGGACAAGAGCCAGCGGGAGTACTACCTCCGCGAGCAGATGAGGGCCATAAAGAACGAGCTCGGCGACATAGAGGAGCCCTCGGAGGAGCTCGAGGAGTTCAGGGAGAAGATTAAGAAGGCGAAGATGCCGCAGGACGTCGAGAAGGAGGCCGGCAAGCAGCTCGACAGGCTCGAGATGATGCACCCGGACGCTGCCGAGGCCGCCCTCATACGCACTTATTTAGAATGGCTGGTGGACCTCCCGTGGGCCAAACAGACCAAGGACACCCTCGACATAGAGAAGGCGAGGAAGGTGCTCGATACCGACCACTACAACCTCGAAAAGGTCAAGGAGAGGATCTTAGAGTACCTTGCCGTGAGGAAGCTCCAGCCAAAGACAAAGGGGCCCATACTATGCTTCGTAGGCCCCCCGGGCGTGGGAAAGACCTCGCTCGGCCGCTCCATTGCCAGGGCAATGGGCAGGAACTTCGTCCGTATCTCGCTCGGCGGCATAAAGGACGAGGCCGAGATACGGGGGCACAGGAGGACCTATGTCGGCGCGCTGCCGGGCCGCATAATACAGGGCATAAAGCAGGCGGGCACGAATAACCCCGTCTTCATGATGGACGAGATAGACAAGATAGGCATGGACTTCAGGGGAGACCCGTCCTCGGCCCTGCTTGAGGTGCTGGACCCCGAGCAGAACTACGCATTCAGCGACCATTACCTGAACCTCCCCTTCGACCTCTCGAAGGTGATGTTCATAACGACCGCGAACATGACCGACCCCATCCCGGAGCCGCTCCTCGACAGGATGGAGCTCCTTAACCTCCCGGGCTACACCGAGGAGGAGAAGCTCGAGATCGCGCGCAAATTCATCGTGCCCCGCCAGATCAAGGAGCACGGCCTGAATAAAAAGCTCATAACCGTCCAGGACGAGGCCATAAAGAAGATAATATCCCAGTACACGAGGGAGGCGGGGCTTCGGAACCTCGAGCGCGAGATAGCGTCGCTTTGCAGGAAGGTCGCGAAAAAGGTGGCTTCCGGCAAAGCGACCCTTACGACCGTTTCGCCCAGGCTCGTGCAGGAGTTTCTCGGGATACCCAAGTTCCTGCCCGAGACCGAGCACGAATCCGAGGAGATAGGCGTTGCGACCGGACTTGCGTGGACGCCGGTAGGGGGAGAAATACTCCACATCGAGTCGACGATCATGAACGGCAAGGGGCAGCTTACGCTGACCGGCCACCTCGGAGACGTCATGAAGGAGAGCGCGCACGCGGCCCTCTCCTACGCCAGGTCGAGGGCCGACCTCTTCAACCTCACGCCGGACTTCTACAAGGACCTTGACATTCACATCCATGTGCCCTCGGGCGCGATACCCAAGGACGGGCCCTCGGCCGGTATAACCATGGCCGCTTCCCTCATATCGGCGCTCACCCAGACGCCGCTCGACAAGGGAATAGCCATGACAGGCGAAATAACTCTCCGGGGCCGGGTGCTCCCGGTCGGCGGCATAAAGGAGAAGTGCCTTGCCGCGCTAAGGGCAAAGATAAATAACATAATCATCCCCGACCGGAATAAAAAAGACATAGAGGACATACCCAAGGACATAAGAAAGAAGATACACTTCATATTCGTAAAACACATGGATGACGTATTGAAGGTCGTATTCAGGAAGCACAGGCTCCCCGGCGGGAAAAAGCCCGGGCCGAGAAAGGCCAGGCCCGCTGGCCGGAAGCACGCAAGGCCCTGA
- the glgA gene encoding glycogen synthase GlgA, which produces MALNVVIAAPEAVPFAKTGGLADVAGSLPAALSRLGLRVVLFMPFYRQVADKGFELEPTGIEVAVPMGRRVVRAEALLGHHQGVPVYFIKRDEFFDRTYLYGTPEGDYFDNLERYAFFSRAILEVLKARNLSPDIIHCNDWQTGLIPAYLKDMYRGEPIFSKTATVFTVHNIAYQGQFPANLYDATGLSFQLFNPEGVEFWGSINLLKAGLVFSEAITTVSKAYSREIQRPEYGYGLDGVLRKRKDVVFGILNGVDYSEWDPESDPAIPQNYSPSDMKGKSACRKKLLKAFGLKGIKAKTLIIGMITRLADQKGLDILSEAMPELMEMDIALVVLGSGDRRHQEGLKELSARYPERLSVRIAFDSELSHLVEAGADAFLMPSRYEPCGLNQIYSLKYGTVPIVRATGGLDDTVRDYSEEGGNGFKFREYSASALIDKVAEAIDVYSRKKEWTTLQRRGMADNFSWDDAAAKYLEAYKTAKARLHKT; this is translated from the coding sequence ATGGCGCTTAATGTGGTTATCGCGGCCCCTGAGGCCGTGCCTTTTGCCAAGACAGGCGGGCTTGCTGATGTCGCAGGGTCGCTTCCGGCGGCTCTCTCGCGCCTGGGCTTGAGGGTCGTCCTTTTCATGCCCTTTTACAGGCAGGTGGCGGACAAGGGCTTTGAGCTCGAGCCCACCGGCATAGAGGTGGCGGTCCCGATGGGGAGAAGGGTGGTCCGGGCAGAGGCCCTCCTGGGCCATCATCAGGGGGTTCCGGTCTATTTCATCAAAAGAGACGAGTTCTTTGACAGGACCTATCTCTACGGGACGCCCGAGGGCGACTACTTCGACAACCTTGAGAGGTACGCCTTCTTTTCAAGGGCAATCCTCGAGGTATTGAAGGCGCGGAATCTCTCCCCTGACATAATACACTGCAACGACTGGCAGACAGGGCTAATCCCGGCGTATCTAAAGGACATGTACCGGGGCGAGCCAATATTCTCAAAGACCGCCACGGTATTTACAGTCCACAACATAGCCTACCAGGGGCAGTTCCCGGCAAACCTCTATGACGCCACGGGCCTTAGCTTTCAGCTCTTCAACCCTGAGGGGGTCGAGTTCTGGGGGAGCATAAACCTACTTAAGGCGGGCCTCGTCTTTTCCGAGGCAATAACGACCGTAAGCAAGGCGTACAGCCGCGAGATACAGCGGCCCGAGTACGGCTACGGCCTTGACGGCGTGCTCCGTAAGAGGAAGGACGTGGTATTCGGCATACTCAACGGGGTCGATTATTCCGAATGGGACCCGGAGAGCGACCCGGCTATCCCGCAGAACTATTCCCCATCGGACATGAAAGGCAAGTCGGCGTGCAGAAAAAAGCTATTAAAGGCCTTCGGCCTCAAGGGGATAAAGGCTAAAACGCTCATCATAGGCATGATAACGAGGCTCGCGGACCAGAAGGGCCTCGACATACTCTCCGAGGCCATGCCCGAGCTCATGGAGATGGATATAGCTTTGGTCGTCCTGGGCTCCGGCGACAGGAGGCACCAGGAGGGCCTTAAGGAGCTCTCCGCCCGATATCCGGAGAGGCTCTCGGTCAGGATAGCCTTCGATAGCGAACTATCGCATCTCGTGGAAGCGGGCGCCGACGCGTTCCTCATGCCTTCGAGATACGAGCCGTGCGGCCTTAACCAGATATACAGCCTCAAATACGGCACTGTCCCCATAGTCCGCGCGACCGGCGGCCTCGACGACACTGTCCGCGACTACTCGGAGGAGGGCGGGAACGGCTTCAAGTTCAGGGAGTATTCGGCCTCAGCGCTCATCGATAAAGTGGCAGAGGCGATCGATGTATACTCCCGTAAAAAGGAATGGACCACGCTCCAGAGGCGCGGCATGGCCGATAACTTCTCCTGGGACGATGCTGCAGCCAAATACCTGGAGGCCTACAAGACCGCAAAGGCAAGGCTGCACAAAACTTAA
- a CDS encoding chemotaxis protein CheW, with protein MSGDKLVIDLDLGRYALDTSAVAGVVEKERLPFLPGGRGFASGVISFRNEPVTVIDLPAALGDFGSAPPSSHKVIVLKDKGRILGVDVGSSVVSFLWKENIEGKVTAEKGLYTSGRIHAGTGPIDIVDWPALYDETLRMLSAEDHAAKESPHSR; from the coding sequence ATGAGCGGAGACAAGCTGGTAATAGACCTGGACCTCGGCAGGTACGCGCTCGACACGAGCGCGGTCGCAGGGGTGGTGGAAAAAGAGAGGCTCCCGTTCCTGCCCGGCGGGAGGGGGTTCGCTTCAGGCGTAATCTCCTTCAGGAACGAGCCCGTTACGGTGATAGACCTCCCGGCCGCGCTCGGCGATTTCGGGTCCGCCCCGCCATCCTCGCACAAGGTCATAGTGCTCAAGGACAAGGGACGGATATTGGGGGTCGACGTCGGCAGCTCAGTGGTCTCCTTTCTCTGGAAGGAGAATATCGAAGGCAAGGTAACGGCCGAAAAAGGGCTCTACACCTCTGGAAGGATACACGCGGGGACCGGCCCCATCGACATTGTCGACTGGCCGGCCCTGTACGACGAGACGCTAAGGATGCTTTCAGCTGAAGACCATGCCGCCAAAGAGAGTCCTCATAGCAGATGA